In a genomic window of Gossypium arboreum isolate Shixiya-1 chromosome 9, ASM2569848v2, whole genome shotgun sequence:
- the LOC108455631 gene encoding uncharacterized protein LOC108455631, whose translation MGEKEAFFSFMDGLKPWAKQELQHRGVQEHTKAMSVAESLAEFGRKKDRPKSFKLKSQPKGNSGGDKERPPRNDNDKKPRDKRKSGPIRYFHCDRPHMIKDCPKKAVLSAVEEKAESNVEENNLGSILGGVEDKMSHGLIFADIIVADKKLNALVDTGVSDLFMSEGVAQKLGLKIENLPGQIKKVNSESVPIKGVAKGVKLQFGDWTGTASIKVNATICPSSNFMVISDSNHQCMVRLTRKGSLEGKTLFAIQFAKGVRRDEVSYLSTLKIEEIGKSVGEIPKEVGQVLQFFRDVIPAKLPKNLPPKRKVDHRIELVSNMVSPARAPHYMSPPELEELRKQLKELLDVGFIWPSKSPYSAPVLFQKKHDRSLWMCIDYRALNKITVRNRYPIPLIADLFDQFGSARWFTKLDLRSGKSLDEHVENLREVFQTLRENELFVKEEKCTFAQRELPFLGHIVGGGKIWMDESKVRATAEWEAPTKVTELRSFLRLANYYSHFIEGYSRITAPLTDMLKKGKVWDWNPQCERAFNQLKKVMTSEPVLALPDYSKPYEVRTNALDYVIGRVLMQEGHPIAFESRKLNETE comes from the exons ATGGGTGAGAAAGAGGCAttcttttccttcatggatgggttGAAACCATGGGCGAAGCAAGAGTTGCAACACCGAGGAGTCCAAGAACATACCAAGGCCATGTCTGTAGCAGAATCGTTGGCTGAATTTGGTAGGAAGAAAGACAGGCCTAAGTCTTTTAAGCTCAAGTCCCAGCCAAAGGGAAATAGTGGGGGAGACAAAGAAAGGCCCCCTAGAAATGACAACGATAAGAAGCCTCGGGACAAAAGGAAGAGTGGGCCTATAAGGTACTTCCATTGTGATAGACCACACATGATTAAGGATTGTCCAAAGAAGGCTGTGCTCTCCGCTGTGGAAGAAAAAGCGGAGTCCAATGTGGAGGAAAACAATCTTGGTTCAATACTAGGGGGTGTTGAAGACAAGATGAGTCATGGGCTGATATTTGCGGACATCATAGTAGCTGACAAAAAGTTGAATGCACTTGTCGACACAGGTGTGTCTGATTTATTCATGTCCGAAGGGGTTGCGCAAAAACTTGGCCTCAAGATTGAAAATTTACCGGGTCAGATTAAGAAGGTGAATTCGGAAAGTGTTCCAATCAAGGGGGTTGCAAAGGGAGTAAAACTCCAATTTGGTGATTGGACCGGTACGGCATCCATCAAG GTTAATGCGACGATTTGTCCTTCCAGTAATTTCATGGTGATTTCAGATTCGAACCATCAATGCATGGTGAGATTGACAAGAAAGGGGAGCCTGGAAGGGAAAACATTGTTCGCAATCCAATTTGCTAAGGGAGTACGTAGAGATGAAGTCTCCTACTTATCCACTTTGAAGATTGAGGAAATCGGTAAGTCCGTGGGTGAGATCCCTAAGGAAGTAGGCCAAGTATTACAATTCTTTCGAGATGTGATTCCTGCAAAGTTGCCAAAGAATTTGCCACCTAAGAGGAAGGTGGATCATAGGATCGAATTGGTGTCCAACATGGTATCGCCAGCTAGGGCCCCACATTATATGTCCCCACCGGAATTGGAGGAATTACGGAAACaattaaaggagcttttagatgTGGGATTCATTTGGCCGTCTAAATCTCCGTATAGTGCACCGGTGCTATTTCAAAAGAAACATGATAGGTCattatggatgtgtattgattatcgggcCCTAAACAAGATCACTGTGAGAAATAGGTACCCTATTCCCCTTATTGCAGACTTGTTCGACCAGTTTGGTAGTGCAAGATGGTTTACCAAGTTGGACTTGAGATCGGG TAAATCACTCGATGAACATGTGGAAAATTTGAGGGAGGTATTCCAAACTTTGAGGGAAAATGAGTTGTTCGTCAAGGAGGAGAAATGCACCTTTGCTCAACGAGAGCTGCCATTTCTAGGCCACATTGTGGGAGGTGGCAAGATCTGGATGGACGAAAGCAAGGTTCGGGCCACTGCCGAGTGGGAGGCTCCAACCAAAGTGACAGAGTTGAGATCTTTCCTTAGGTTGGCAAACTACTATAGTCACTTTATCGAAGGCTACTCTAGAATTACCGCACCCTTGACGGACATGTTGAAAAAGGGTAAGGTATGGGATTGGAACCCACAGTGTGAGAGGGCCTTCAATCAATTGAAGAAAGTAATGACAAGTGAGCCCGTACTTGCATTACCGGATTACTCGAAGCCTTATGAAGTACGCACAAATGCGTTAGATTATGTCATTGGGAGAGTACTAATGCAAGAAGGTCATCCCATTGCTTTCGAAAGTCGAAAGCTTAATGAGACAGAGTAG